Proteins co-encoded in one Desulfitobacterium hafniense DCB-2 genomic window:
- a CDS encoding ABC transporter ATP-binding protein: MLKATDLVKVYHTEKIAVTALKGVTFHIAAGSFVAIMGPSGSGKSTLMNILGCLDTPTAGQYILDGLDVSHMEEQDLAKVRNLKIGFVFQTFNLLPRISCLRNVELPMIYAGIAEKERKEKAYNALEKVGLLKWAAHRPTEISGGQRQRVAIARALVNNPAIIMADEPTGNLDTRSGEEVMAIFQELHQQGATIVLVTHEPEIARHTQRILKFRDGLLREDEGVQEPVQARDILAGLPAEEEPV; this comes from the coding sequence ATGCTCAAAGCAACTGACTTAGTTAAGGTCTACCATACGGAGAAAATTGCCGTTACGGCCTTGAAAGGGGTTACCTTCCATATCGCGGCCGGCAGTTTTGTGGCGATTATGGGCCCTTCAGGTTCAGGGAAATCCACATTGATGAATATTTTAGGGTGCCTGGACACGCCCACCGCCGGGCAGTATATCCTGGATGGACTGGATGTTTCCCATATGGAGGAGCAAGATCTGGCCAAGGTCCGCAACCTTAAAATCGGCTTTGTCTTCCAGACCTTTAATCTCTTGCCGAGAATATCCTGCTTGCGCAATGTTGAGCTGCCGATGATCTATGCCGGAATTGCGGAAAAGGAAAGAAAAGAGAAAGCTTACAATGCCCTGGAAAAAGTGGGGCTGCTGAAGTGGGCGGCTCATCGCCCCACAGAAATATCGGGGGGGCAGAGACAGCGGGTAGCCATTGCCCGGGCTTTGGTCAATAATCCGGCCATCATCATGGCCGATGAACCCACCGGCAATCTCGACACCCGCTCGGGAGAAGAAGTGATGGCGATCTTTCAGGAGCTTCATCAGCAAGGGGCTACCATCGTCCTGGTCACCCATGAACCGGAAATCGCCCGGCATACCCAGAGAATCCTTAAATTCCGGGATGGTCTGCTCAGGGAAGATGAAGGGGTGCAAGAGCCGGTTCAGGCCAGAGACATTCTGGCCGGACTCCCTGCTGAGGAGGAGCCGGTATGA
- a CDS encoding efflux RND transporter periplasmic adaptor subunit — MQPDASIANNVHGRGSFLRRHRKKLIVVFILLVGVLIASQVLSRQAGLIPVSAAEVVQDDFEQNVFASGKLEVKDLAEFKADTKTTVQEIPVKAGDKVSKGQIILVMDTSSLSVEASQKDLECKELRVKIINSESNIRLFQQAYDTAQKDYNNTKVLMESGAASLKELEQAGQKVTEAQENLVVEQEANLPLLKAQLKQAEVLYQKAQEKLQKATIHSPYDGTVLNLAVKAGQEVENGTLLAQIGNPAQLLIETGINEVDAALLKVGDQVEITNSALLKEPLLGSIETIAPTAEVVATSQGEQTQVKIRISVPATEGESPLKPGFNVNLKVILQQKEQALLVPLEAVIEGEGQKLVYVVGQDGIVSEKEVQTGLSNELFMEIVAGLQVGEKVILNPDGQIKDGVQVIVNAQSN, encoded by the coding sequence ATGCAACCAGATGCCAGTATTGCAAACAATGTTCATGGAAGGGGTTCATTTTTGCGGAGACACCGCAAAAAACTAATCGTCGTCTTTATTTTGCTCGTCGGGGTGCTGATTGCTTCCCAGGTTTTGAGCCGGCAGGCCGGCTTGATCCCTGTAAGTGCGGCGGAAGTGGTTCAGGACGACTTCGAACAAAATGTCTTTGCCAGCGGTAAATTAGAAGTTAAAGACCTGGCTGAATTTAAGGCGGATACCAAGACCACGGTCCAGGAGATTCCGGTCAAGGCTGGAGATAAAGTAAGCAAAGGCCAGATTATCCTGGTGATGGATACCAGCAGCTTGAGTGTGGAAGCATCCCAAAAGGATCTGGAATGCAAGGAACTCCGGGTCAAAATCATCAACAGTGAATCAAACATCAGACTTTTTCAACAAGCCTATGACACGGCCCAAAAGGATTATAACAATACAAAAGTCCTGATGGAAAGCGGTGCGGCCAGCCTTAAGGAGTTGGAGCAGGCCGGGCAAAAGGTGACTGAGGCCCAGGAAAACTTAGTGGTAGAACAAGAGGCTAATTTACCTTTGCTTAAAGCTCAGCTGAAGCAAGCCGAAGTGCTCTACCAGAAAGCCCAGGAAAAATTGCAGAAAGCCACGATACATAGCCCTTATGATGGGACCGTCCTGAATTTGGCGGTCAAGGCCGGTCAGGAAGTGGAGAATGGAACCCTCCTGGCGCAAATCGGTAATCCGGCTCAGCTTTTGATTGAAACAGGGATCAATGAAGTGGACGCCGCCCTGCTTAAGGTAGGAGATCAGGTGGAAATAACCAACAGCGCCCTGCTTAAGGAACCCCTGCTTGGCAGTATTGAAACCATTGCTCCTACAGCCGAGGTGGTGGCAACCTCTCAAGGTGAGCAAACCCAAGTGAAAATCAGGATTAGTGTGCCGGCTACAGAAGGAGAATCTCCCTTAAAACCCGGTTTTAATGTTAATCTTAAAGTCATCCTCCAGCAAAAAGAGCAAGCATTGTTAGTTCCCTTGGAAGCAGTTATTGAGGGTGAAGGTCAGAAACTGGTCTATGTCGTGGGGCAGGATGGGATAGTGAGCGAAAAAGAAGTGCAGACAGGCTTAAGCAATGAGCTGTTCATGGAAATTGTCGCGGGTCTTCAAGTGGGAGAAAAGGTCATTCTGAACCCCGATGGACAAATCAAGGACGGAGTGCAGGTGATCGTTAATGCTCAAAGCAACTGA